A region of Streptomyces deccanensis DNA encodes the following proteins:
- a CDS encoding NYN domain-containing protein: MDRCIVLVDAGYLLGAAASLLAGEPSRSRITVDHAALIQGLRERAEADTERPLLRIYWFDGAPDRVPQPEHRRLRVMPRVTVRLGALTRSDGRWAQKGVDAAMHAELTELARNRACSDVVLVTGDGDLLPGMMAAKEHGVAVHLWAVQAADGDYNQSEDLVAEADERRVLDRMWITKAVRAKDLGGVCAPQPVPRPEIAAILSAPLPESALAAAAERAPGDPEHASAAGAARNGSEERASAPKGVPTPKDLAAMRGPGAHAVQHPATATLRWSSDKGWVDRPGGAAEPPEAAAMPTLAQLTTAEQRWADREEDITTVGGDPFEVGQVFARRWMARLTDQSHLQKLSGMYPRVPHRVDGELLRYAARFGLLAHKDDQIDEHDRYAIRAGFWREIDVRTGVEHAPAGER; the protein is encoded by the coding sequence GTGGACCGCTGCATCGTCCTGGTGGACGCCGGGTATCTGCTCGGCGCGGCCGCCAGCCTCCTCGCCGGGGAACCCTCCCGCTCCCGCATCACCGTAGATCACGCCGCCCTCATCCAGGGGCTGCGCGAGCGCGCCGAGGCCGACACCGAACGGCCGTTGCTGCGCATCTACTGGTTCGACGGCGCCCCCGACCGCGTTCCGCAGCCCGAGCACCGCCGGCTGCGCGTGATGCCCCGGGTGACCGTCCGGCTGGGCGCGCTGACCCGCAGCGACGGGCGCTGGGCGCAGAAGGGCGTGGACGCCGCCATGCACGCCGAACTGACCGAACTGGCCCGCAACCGCGCCTGCTCCGACGTGGTCCTCGTGACCGGCGACGGGGACCTGCTGCCCGGCATGATGGCCGCCAAGGAGCACGGCGTCGCCGTCCACCTGTGGGCCGTCCAGGCCGCCGACGGCGACTACAACCAGTCCGAGGACCTGGTGGCCGAGGCCGACGAGCGGCGGGTGCTCGACCGGATGTGGATCACCAAGGCCGTACGGGCCAAGGACCTCGGCGGGGTCTGCGCGCCCCAGCCGGTGCCGCGGCCGGAGATCGCCGCGATCCTGTCGGCCCCGCTGCCCGAGTCGGCGCTCGCGGCGGCCGCCGAGCGGGCGCCCGGAGACCCCGAGCACGCCTCGGCGGCCGGCGCCGCGCGCAACGGCAGCGAGGAACGGGCGTCCGCCCCCAAGGGCGTACCGACGCCGAAGGATCTCGCGGCGATGCGCGGGCCCGGGGCGCACGCCGTGCAGCACCCGGCCACCGCCACGCTCAGGTGGTCCTCCGACAAGGGCTGGGTGGACCGGCCCGGGGGCGCGGCGGAGCCGCCGGAGGCCGCGGCGATGCCGACGCTGGCGCAGCTGACGACGGCGGAGCAGCGGTGGGCCGACCGGGAGGAGGACATCACGACCGTGGGCGGCGATCCCTTCGAGGTCGGACAGGTGTTCGCCCGGCGGTGGATGGCCCGGCTGACCGATCAGTCGCATCTGCAGAAGCTGTCGGGGATGTATCCGAGGGTGCCGCACCGGGTGGACGGGGAGCTGCTGCGGTACGCGGCGCGGTTCGGGCTGCTGGCGCACAAGGACGATCAGATCGACGAGCACGACCGGTACGCGATCAGGGCCGGGTTCTGGCGGGAGATCGATGTGCGGACCGGGGTGGAGCACGCGCCGGCGGGGGAGCGGTAA
- the dnaE gene encoding DNA polymerase III subunit alpha codes for MSKPPFTHLHVHTQYSLLDGAARLKDMFEACNEMGMTHIAMSDHGNLHGAYDFFHSAKKAGVTPIIGIEAYVAPESRRNKRKIQWGQPHQKRDDVSGSGGYTHKTIWAANKTGLHNLFKLSSDAYAEGWLQKWPRMDKETISQWSEGLIASTGCPSGELQTRLRLGQFDEALKSAAEYQDIFGKDRYFLELMDHGIEIEHRVRDGLLEIGKKLGIPPLVTNDSHYTYAHEATAHDALLCIQTGKNLSDPDRFKFDGTGYYLKSTDEMYAIDSSDAWQEGCANTLLVAEQIDTSGMFEAKNLMPKFDIPEGYTEVSWFREETMRGMHRRFPDGIPDDRMKQVEYEMDTIISMGFPGYFLVVADFIMWAKKQGIAVGPGRGSAAGSIVAYAMGITDLDPIPHGLIFERFLNPERISMPDVDIDFDERRRVEVIRYVTEKYGADKVAMIGTYGKIKAKNAIKDSARVLGYPYAMGDRLTKAMPADVLGKGIDLNGITDPSHPRYSEAGEIRSMYENEPDVKKVIDTAKGVEGLVRQMGVHAAGVIMSSEPIVDHAPIWVRHTDGVTITQWDYPQCESLGLLKMDFLGLRNLTIMDDAIKMVKANKGIDLEMLSLPLDDPKTFELLCRGDTLGVFQFDGGPMRSLLRQMQPDNFEDISAVSALYRPGPMGMNSHINYAERKNGRQEITPIHKELEEPLEEVLAVTYGLIVYQEQVQKAAQIIAGYSLGEADILRRVMGKKKPEELAKNFTIFQAGAKKNGYSDEAIQALWDVLVPFAGYAFNKAHSAAYGLVSYWTAYLKANYPAEYMAALLTSVKDDKDKSAVYLNECRRMKIKVLPPNVNESEQNFAAQGDDVILFGLSAVRNVGTNVVESIIRSRKAKGKYASFPDYLDKVEAVACNKRTTESLIKAGAFDSMGHTRKGLTAHFDPMIDNVVAVKRKEAEGQFDLFGGMGEDDTSEPGFGLDVEFTTEEWDKTYLLAQEREMLGLYVSDHPLFGLEHVLADKADAGIAQLTGGEHADGAVVTIGGIISGLQRKMTKQGNAWAIATVEDLAGSIECMFFPATYQLVSTQLVEDAVVFVKGRLDKREDVPRLVAMEMQVPDLSNAGTNAPVILTIPATRVTPPMVSRLGEILTHHKGDSEVRIRLQGPTKTTVLRLDRHRVKPDPALFGDLKVLLGPSCLAG; via the coding sequence GTGTCAAAGCCGCCGTTCACGCACCTGCACGTCCACACCCAGTACTCGCTGCTGGACGGTGCCGCGCGGCTGAAGGACATGTTCGAGGCGTGCAACGAGATGGGCATGACCCACATCGCCATGTCCGACCACGGCAACCTGCACGGGGCGTACGACTTCTTCCACTCCGCGAAGAAGGCCGGCGTCACCCCGATCATCGGCATCGAGGCGTACGTCGCCCCGGAGTCCCGGCGCAACAAGCGCAAGATCCAGTGGGGCCAGCCCCACCAGAAGCGGGACGACGTGTCCGGTTCCGGTGGTTACACCCACAAGACGATCTGGGCGGCGAACAAGACCGGCCTGCACAACCTCTTCAAGCTCTCCTCCGACGCGTACGCCGAGGGCTGGCTGCAGAAGTGGCCCCGGATGGACAAGGAGACCATCTCCCAGTGGTCCGAGGGGCTCATCGCCTCCACGGGCTGCCCCTCCGGCGAGCTGCAGACCCGGCTGCGCCTCGGCCAGTTCGACGAGGCCCTGAAGTCGGCCGCCGAGTACCAGGACATCTTCGGCAAGGACCGGTACTTCCTGGAGCTGATGGACCACGGCATCGAGATCGAGCACCGGGTCCGCGACGGTCTGCTGGAGATCGGCAAGAAGCTCGGCATCCCGCCCCTGGTCACCAACGACTCGCACTACACGTACGCGCACGAGGCGACCGCGCACGACGCGCTGCTGTGCATCCAGACCGGCAAGAACCTCTCCGACCCGGACCGGTTCAAGTTCGACGGCACCGGCTACTACCTGAAGTCCACGGACGAGATGTACGCCATCGACTCCTCGGACGCCTGGCAGGAGGGCTGCGCCAACACCCTGCTGGTGGCCGAGCAGATCGACACCAGCGGCATGTTCGAGGCGAAGAACCTGATGCCGAAGTTCGACATCCCCGAGGGGTACACGGAGGTCAGCTGGTTCCGCGAGGAGACCATGCGCGGCATGCACCGCCGCTTCCCGGACGGCATCCCGGACGACCGCATGAAGCAGGTCGAGTACGAGATGGACACCATCATCTCGATGGGGTTCCCGGGCTACTTCCTCGTGGTCGCCGACTTCATCATGTGGGCCAAGAAGCAGGGCATCGCGGTCGGCCCCGGCCGAGGCTCCGCGGCCGGCTCGATCGTCGCGTACGCCATGGGCATCACCGACCTCGACCCCATCCCGCACGGCCTGATCTTCGAGCGGTTCCTCAACCCCGAGCGCATCTCCATGCCCGATGTCGACATCGACTTCGACGAGCGCAGGCGCGTCGAGGTGATCCGGTACGTGACGGAGAAGTACGGCGCCGACAAGGTCGCCATGATCGGCACCTACGGCAAGATCAAGGCGAAGAACGCCATCAAGGACTCCGCGCGCGTGCTGGGCTACCCGTACGCGATGGGCGACCGGCTCACCAAGGCCATGCCCGCCGACGTCCTCGGCAAGGGCATCGACCTCAACGGCATCACCGACCCCTCCCACCCGCGCTACAGCGAGGCGGGCGAGATCCGGTCGATGTACGAGAACGAACCGGACGTGAAGAAGGTCATCGACACCGCCAAGGGCGTCGAGGGCCTGGTCCGGCAGATGGGTGTGCACGCCGCCGGCGTGATCATGTCCAGCGAGCCCATCGTCGACCACGCCCCGATCTGGGTGCGGCACACCGACGGCGTGACCATCACCCAGTGGGACTACCCGCAGTGCGAGTCGCTCGGCCTGCTGAAGATGGACTTCCTCGGCCTGCGCAACCTCACGATCATGGACGACGCCATCAAGATGGTGAAGGCCAACAAGGGCATCGACCTGGAGATGCTCTCCCTCCCGCTGGACGACCCCAAGACCTTCGAACTGCTCTGCCGAGGCGACACGCTCGGCGTCTTCCAGTTCGACGGCGGCCCCATGCGCTCGCTGCTCCGCCAGATGCAGCCCGACAACTTCGAGGACATCTCCGCCGTCTCGGCCCTCTACCGGCCCGGCCCGATGGGCATGAACTCGCACATCAACTACGCCGAGCGCAAGAACGGCCGCCAGGAGATCACCCCGATCCACAAGGAGCTGGAGGAGCCGCTCGAAGAGGTCCTCGCGGTCACCTACGGCCTGATCGTGTACCAGGAGCAGGTGCAGAAGGCGGCGCAGATCATCGCCGGGTACTCGCTCGGCGAGGCCGACATCCTCCGCCGCGTGATGGGCAAGAAGAAGCCCGAGGAACTGGCGAAGAACTTCACCATCTTCCAGGCCGGCGCCAAGAAGAACGGCTACAGCGACGAGGCCATCCAGGCCCTGTGGGACGTACTGGTCCCGTTCGCCGGCTACGCCTTCAACAAGGCCCACTCCGCCGCGTACGGCCTGGTCTCCTACTGGACGGCGTACCTCAAGGCCAACTACCCGGCCGAGTACATGGCCGCGCTGCTCACCTCGGTCAAGGACGACAAGGACAAGTCGGCGGTCTACCTCAACGAGTGCCGGCGCATGAAGATCAAGGTGCTCCCGCCGAACGTCAACGAGTCCGAGCAGAACTTCGCCGCCCAGGGCGACGACGTGATCCTCTTCGGCCTCTCCGCCGTCCGCAACGTCGGGACGAACGTGGTGGAGTCGATCATCCGCAGCCGCAAGGCCAAGGGGAAGTACGCCTCCTTCCCGGACTACCTCGACAAGGTCGAGGCGGTCGCCTGCAACAAGCGGACGACGGAGTCGCTGATCAAGGCGGGCGCCTTCGACTCCATGGGGCACACCCGCAAGGGGCTCACCGCGCACTTCGACCCGATGATCGACAACGTGGTAGCGGTCAAGCGCAAGGAGGCCGAGGGCCAGTTCGACCTCTTCGGCGGCATGGGCGAGGACGACACCAGCGAGCCGGGCTTCGGGCTCGACGTGGAGTTCACCACGGAGGAGTGGGACAAGACCTATCTCCTCGCCCAGGAGCGGGAGATGCTCGGTCTCTACGTCTCCGACCACCCCCTCTTCGGTCTGGAGCACGTGCTCGCCGACAAGGCCGACGCGGGCATCGCCCAGCTCACCGGCGGCGAGCACGCGGACGGCGCGGTCGTCACCATCGGCGGCATCATCTCGGGCCTCCAGCGCAAGATGACCAAGCAGGGCAACGCCTGGGCCATCGCCACCGTCGAGGACCTGGCCGGCTCCATCGAGTGCATGTTCTTCCCGGCGACCTACCAGCTCGTCTCCACGCAACTCGTCGAGGACGCCGTCGTGTTCGTCAAGGGCCGCCTCGACAAGCGCGAGGACGTGCCGCGGCTGGTCGCGATGGAGATGCAGGTCCCCGACCTGTCGAACGCGGGCACCAACGCGCCCGTGATCCTCACCATCCCGGCGACCCGCGTCACCCCGCCCATGGTCAGCCGGCTCGGCGAGATCCTCACCCACCACAAGGGCGACAGCGAGGTCCGGATCAGGCTCCAGGGCCCGACGAAGACGACCGTGCTCCGCCTCGACCGGCACCGGGTCAAGCCCGACCCGGCCCTGTTCGGCGACCTGAAGGTACTGCTCGGACCCTCCTGCCTGGCAGGCTGA
- a CDS encoding DUF2252 domain-containing protein has translation MSVPKLNDERRGEEILAVFDTAFGQLLAADPAAFRVKFRKMAASAFAFYRGTACLFYKDLEEENAGRGGGSEGAGPYLDERTSRVWIHGDLHAENFGTYMDSTGRLIFNVNDFDEAYVAPFTWDLKRFAASVALIGYAKALSDEQITELVEIYAAAYRERIHAIATGAKRDEVPPFTLDTAQGPLLDALRDARSLTRFGLLDSMTEIRDFERRFAPGGGSIELDAATRYKVLAAFDGYLETLPESSLTRPDSYRVKDVVGRRGIGIGSAGLPSYNILLEGQSDALENDVVIYIKQAQTPAVSRHITDQRIRDYFEHEGHRTVISQRALQAHADPWLGWTELDGAGQLVAEVSPYAVDLDWSDIDDPEEIAAVVADLGRATATMHAAADDLTGQSLVPFSTERAIDAAIAADEEGFAPLLVDFAHAYGARARADHQIFVDLFRNGRIPGL, from the coding sequence ATGTCGGTTCCGAAGCTCAACGACGAGCGACGCGGTGAGGAGATCCTCGCCGTCTTCGACACCGCCTTCGGCCAGCTCCTGGCCGCCGACCCGGCCGCGTTCCGCGTGAAGTTCCGGAAGATGGCGGCCTCGGCCTTCGCGTTCTACCGGGGCACGGCGTGCCTGTTCTACAAGGACCTGGAGGAGGAGAACGCCGGGCGGGGTGGTGGGAGCGAAGGTGCCGGACCGTACCTGGACGAGCGCACCTCGCGCGTGTGGATCCACGGCGACCTGCACGCGGAGAACTTCGGCACGTACATGGACTCCACGGGCCGCCTGATCTTCAACGTGAACGACTTCGACGAGGCGTACGTCGCCCCCTTCACCTGGGACCTGAAGCGCTTCGCCGCCTCCGTGGCGCTCATCGGGTACGCGAAGGCGCTCAGCGACGAGCAGATCACGGAGCTGGTGGAGATCTACGCGGCCGCCTACCGCGAGCGGATCCACGCCATAGCGACCGGCGCCAAGCGGGACGAGGTGCCTCCGTTCACGCTGGACACCGCCCAGGGCCCGCTGCTGGACGCGCTGCGTGACGCCCGCTCGCTGACCCGCTTCGGCCTCCTGGACTCGATGACGGAGATCCGCGACTTCGAGCGCCGCTTCGCGCCGGGCGGCGGCTCCATCGAGCTGGACGCGGCCACGCGCTACAAGGTGCTGGCCGCCTTCGACGGCTATCTGGAGACGCTCCCGGAGTCGTCCCTGACCCGCCCCGACTCGTACCGGGTGAAGGACGTCGTCGGCCGCCGGGGCATCGGTATCGGCTCGGCGGGCCTGCCGTCGTACAACATCCTGCTGGAGGGGCAGAGCGACGCCCTGGAGAACGACGTCGTGATCTACATCAAGCAGGCCCAGACCCCGGCCGTCTCCCGGCACATCACCGACCAGCGGATCCGTGACTACTTCGAGCACGAGGGCCACCGCACGGTGATCTCGCAGCGCGCCCTCCAGGCGCACGCGGACCCCTGGCTGGGCTGGACCGAGCTGGACGGCGCCGGGCAGCTGGTCGCCGAGGTCTCGCCGTACGCGGTGGACCTGGACTGGAGCGACATCGACGACCCGGAGGAGATCGCGGCGGTCGTCGCCGACCTCGGCCGGGCCACGGCCACGATGCACGCGGCGGCGGACGACCTGACCGGGCAGTCCCTGGTGCCGTTCTCCACGGAGCGGGCCATCGACGCGGCGATCGCGGCGGACGAGGAGGGCTTCGCCCCGCTCCTGGTGGACTTCGCCCACGCGTACGGGGCCCGCGCGCGTGCGGACCACCAGATCTTCGTCGACCTCTTCCGCAACGGCCGGATCCCCGGCCTGTAG
- a CDS encoding DsbA family protein, producing the protein MSKRNSNAAKSAARERLRLERERQAKRAKVRRQAIVASSIVAVLAIAGGIGYAVVQNNKPTKWEAAADATVVAPANSSGKNGTTVLIGDSKSDNVVHLYEDPRCPACASFEQTVGETVNKGMEDGDYKLSFTLGTFLDGNLTGEGSKNALSALGAALNVSPEAFLDYKAALYSAKYHPSESTDEFAKDSYLIKVANTVDALKNNKKFQDAVEKGTYDAWAMRMSKSFTDAEGVESTPTIKINDKTIKNPSSVADWETALKDAGVTK; encoded by the coding sequence ATGAGCAAGCGGAACAGCAACGCGGCGAAGTCGGCGGCCCGTGAGCGGCTGCGTCTGGAGCGCGAGCGTCAGGCCAAGCGCGCGAAGGTCAGGCGCCAGGCGATCGTGGCGTCGTCGATCGTCGCGGTCCTCGCGATAGCCGGCGGCATCGGCTACGCCGTCGTCCAGAACAACAAGCCCACGAAGTGGGAGGCGGCCGCCGACGCCACGGTGGTCGCGCCGGCCAACTCCTCCGGCAAGAACGGCACGACCGTCCTGATCGGCGACTCCAAGTCCGACAACGTGGTCCACCTGTACGAGGACCCGCGCTGCCCGGCCTGCGCCAGCTTCGAGCAGACCGTCGGCGAGACGGTGAACAAGGGCATGGAGGACGGCGACTACAAGCTCTCCTTCACCCTCGGCACCTTCCTCGACGGCAACCTCACGGGCGAGGGCTCGAAGAACGCCCTCAGCGCGCTCGGCGCCGCCCTGAACGTCAGCCCCGAGGCCTTCCTCGACTACAAGGCGGCGCTGTACTCGGCGAAGTACCACCCGTCGGAGTCGACCGACGAGTTCGCCAAGGACAGCTATCTGATCAAGGTGGCGAACACGGTCGACGCGCTGAAGAACAACAAGAAGTTCCAGGACGCCGTCGAGAAGGGCACCTACGACGCCTGGGCGATGCGGATGAGCAAGTCGTTCACCGACGCCGAGGGGGTCGAGTCGACCCCGACCATCAAGATCAACGACAAGACGATCAAGAACCCGTCCTCGGTCGCGGACTGGGAGACGGCGCTCAAGGACGCGGGCGTCACGAAGTAG